The window GACAGCGATTCAGACCTACAGTGAGTGCTGACAAGGGTGGGAGAACCTGGCCCCCCCATCCTCCCCCTCCATCAGTCATTAGCTCCCTGCAGGCCTGATCCCATCCCCGATGGGCATGGGAGCTCCTGCTCGGGGTCTGGCCTGGGCAGGGTGGTGGCGCCCCAAATCCCAGAGCCCAGACACCCAACGAACTTTAGCTGGGCTCAGACCTCTGAGCTCAGGGGGTCCTGAGCCTCGGGCTCCCCTTTGGCTGTTGTTTTAGAGGCCTGGCCCCCCCATCGCCTCGAAGCGTCCTGGCCTGCTCCCTTTCCCTCACGTCCTCACTCTTCCTCCGCAGGTTGTACAAGGAGCAGAGCGAAGCTCAGGGCGACCGTGGGCCCAGGGAGCGAGATGGACACCTGGAACGAGAGTTTCAGAGGGTCTCCATCTCTGGGGAGGAGAAGTGTGGGGTGAGTGTGGCCCAGGCAGGTGGAGGGGGCCGCGGGGCCCGGGCGGCCTGCTCGCTGCTTGGCCCTCCGAGCACGAGGGAAGGAGGGGACGGAGAGGGTCCTGGGGAAAAGGACGGCTGAGCAGCGGCCCTCGTCTGCGTCTGCCCCTCGTCCCCAGGTGCCGTTCACCGACCTGCTGGACGCGGCGAAGAGCGTGGTGCGGGCGCTCTTCATCCGGGAGAAGTACATGGCGCTGGCCCTGCAGAGTTTCTGCCCCACCACTCGGCGCTTCCTCCAGCAGCTGGCCGAGAAGCCCCTGGAGACCAGGGCCTTCGAGCAGGGCCCGGAGACCCCCGTGGCCGCTGGTGTGCCTCCCCTTTTGTGTCCTGCCCCGGGCTGCTCCTGGGGAGAGTCCTGTGGGCGCCCCTCTCGCCCTCGCCCCCGCGCAGGCCCCGCCGGCACTGTTGCTGGCCTCCCCCTCATGTTTGATCGCCCCGTTTCTGCTCCTCTTAGCTGTCGCCCGGCCCGGCCCTGTTCGGAGGTGCTCGGGTTTCTGGGGCCGCATACAAAGCTGGCCGGGGGGGCTCCCAGAACCTGGTGCTCTCCGCCCCTGGCCTTGGCACAGAAAAGGCCACGGGGCTCCCCAGGCTGGCCTGAGGCCGGGGCTGGGAAGAAGCTCCCTGTAGACAGGAGGAAAGCAGAGGCCGCGGCCCCCGCGCTCCTGACCCCTTTGCTCTTCCCTGCTCTCGCCCACACCAGATGCCCCGGTCCACCCCCCGGTGCTAGAACAGCACCCTTACGACCACTGTGAGCCTGCCGCCATGCCTGGGGACCTGGGCTTCGGGCTCCGCATGGTCCGGGGAGTCGTCCACGTCTACCTGAAAAGGGACGCCGAGGAACAGTgagtgagaagggaagagggaaggggacgCTCTGCACGGGGTGGCGTGGCCTGGGAGAAGCGCAGGCCCG is drawn from Gracilinanus agilis isolate LMUSP501 unplaced genomic scaffold, AgileGrace unplaced_scaffold6751, whole genome shotgun sequence and contains these coding sequences:
- the LOC123256605 gene encoding AMP deaminase 2-like, translating into MDGKCKEIAEELFSRSLAESELRSAPYEFPEESPIEQLEERRQRLERQISQDVKLEPDILLRAKQDFLKTDSDSDLQLYKEQSEAQGDRGPRERDGHLEREFQRVSISGEEKCGVPFTDLLDAAKSVVRALFIREKYMALALQSFCPTTRRFLQQLAEKPLETRAFEQGPETPVAADAPVHPPVLEQHPYDHCEPAAMPGDLGFGLRMVRGVVHVYLKRDAEEQNSELELPYPDLQEFVADVNVLMALIINGPIKSFCYRRLQYLSSKFQMHVLLNEMKELAAQKKVPHRDFYNIRK